AGGggtcagtgacttgcccaaggtcgcacaTCTGGCAGAGGCCCTGCTGGGATTTAAACTTGGTCCCAAGCCCGGCTTCCTGCCTGGTGGAGTTGGCACAAGGGATCGTTGTccatctgtttcctcatctgccgaACGGGGATGAAATGGTACCAAGTGACGGGGCTGCCGTGAGGATTCAGTCAGGCCACTAAAGTGCTTGGCTCAGCGTCTGGTGCACGTTAAGGACTCAGCAACTGTTagctatcaccaccaccaccaccatcatcatcatcaccggGTTGATCAAAGAACGGATACGAATAACTCTATCCTGTTGCGACCCACGCATGGGCAAATGGAAGGCCTTTGTGGGTGAACACGCACAGGAGTGGTCGGGTGGGTGGCAAGCGATGGAGTGGATGAACGTCGGAGGAAAGGGAAGAACGGCCGACGGAGCGGAGGGATACACGAAACGAACAAACGGGAACGCGAGCACCAACGTGCGTGCGGGGAGGATACACGCCCGTGGTCTGGGACACCCGGAGCTGACTTGGGGCACCGGGGCCGCACCCCCCCGCTCACCTGTAGCGCCGCAGCTCGCCCTCCAGCCGCCGCACCCAGCGCTGCAGGCCGGGCACCTGTCTCGCCAGCGCTTCGAGCTCGCGCACGCGGCCCAGGCTGCGCAGCACCGCCTCCCGGGCCTCCTCGGCGCGTCGCCGAACCTCGACCTGGCCCTGGCGCAGCCGCCCCGCGCGGGCTTCGGCCACCGCCAGGGCGCCCCGCGCCTGCCGCAGCTCCCGCGCCGCCACCTCGGGCCCAACGCGCCCCGCCTCCTGCGCGCCCGCCTGGCTCTTCCAGAGGCCGACCTGCGGGGGACAGGGCCGCGGGGACAGCCGTGAGCGCCTCGCTGCGCTCACCATTCCCGCGCCCCCAGGAGCACCGACCGTGCACGTTTGTTGCGCGCACTGGCTCCCGCTCCCGGGCTACTCTGAACTCGGTTCATTCCTCGCAATAAACCTAATGAGACAGGAGCTCTGATCAGCCCCCCTTTTCCTGGGTGATGGAAACTGAGCCACAACACCCATGTTCTCATCTTGGCGCGGTACCAATTAATTCCCAAACTTTACTCTTCCCTGCCGATTGCCTGCATTGGTGGCACTCGACCTTCCGTGGCGCCTCTGATCCCTAGACTCGAGGAACAAAAAGGCGTTTCCGGACTTCCCCAAGGTCTGGTCAATAGACTGTTCTTGACGATGGGgttttgtctgtcttgtttactGCGGTGTCCCCGACGCCTAAaccaggcctggcacacagtaggtgctcaataaatacctggaGTGAATGATCCTGGACCCTCTTACTCTGCACTCCCACCCTTTGCTTCTCTGGTGCTCCCTGGCTGCCAGCCCTTGCCTCGTCCATAGCTATGGCCACTCAAAGCAGCGCCCTGCCACCCCTCTGCCACTCAGGGCTGGTGTCTGGGCAGAGTGCAGAGCAGGGCCAATACGGGTCAGTTCCCTCCTGCCCTAGGCTTCCTTGGGGctgctcttttcctcctcccacccctgtcaCCCTTggcacagggctgggcacagTGCAGAAGTGTTTGTTGACTGAATCCCAGATGCTTGGGCTGGGTCCATATCTCGCTCACTGCTTCCTTCTCAATATCCCAGAGAAGGCCTGACCCCCACAGGTGTTTGGTGGCCGGCGACTACCCGATGAACACCAGGCCCTGGCCCCGAGGGAGGCCCATCACTATTTGCTGAATGATCCAATGAGCTGcttaagggggggtgggggtggggacagggcctCTTTCACCCCTTATCTCCTAACCTCTCCCCGCACCCCCATAGCCTGCCACCACGGAGAGCTCAAGATTCCTGTTTAATGACTTAATGTGTGAGCCGGTCCAGGTTTCCGGGGCGAATGCAACTACTGGGTTAGAAGAGGCAAGAAGGGACAgtgagggtggggagatggggtgggcTGGTGATCAGGGTGTGACAGCGGTTCTGGAGGTGGCacgggggaggagaagaggagggctGGAGTGGGGCGGGAGAGGGACAGGATGCCAGCGAcctggagtggggtggggctgccctctctcccctgttcCACTTCCTGTGCCCAGTCCCGGCTGTTCGAACGACCCCCGCCCCCATCCAGTCGTTGCCGCCCCCCTCCCTCCGCGCCGGCGCGCACCTGCAGCGCCAGGCAGCGCGCGTCACTGCTCTGCAGCGCGGCCCGCAGGTCCTCCACCAACTCGCGCAGGCTGCCGTTCTCCTCCTCCAACCGCGCCAGGCGCTCGCCGTCCCGGCCGCCGTCGGGGCAGTCGGGGCCGCCGTCCGGGCCCGGCGTGTTgggggtgcggcggcggcggcgcgggcggcgcaGGCGGATCTGCGTCTCGATGTGCTCGCTGAGAGCGCCGCGGGGCAGCCGGGGCCCCGCGCGCGTGCCGAAGTAGCCGCAGAGGCGCGCGTGGAACTGGCGGAAGGTGAGCTCGGGCGGCTCCGCGCGCAGCGCCAGGCGCGCCTCCTCTTCAGCATCTGCGTCCCCGTCGGTGGCCACCCCGGCGGCCGCGTCCCCGGCGGCCGCATCTCCCGGGTTCGCGTCTCGGGCGGCCGCATCCCCGGAGGCCTCCCCGGCGGCGGCCCCCTCGGCGCGCAGCCCCAGCACGGCGCAGAGCGCGCGGAAGTCGGCGCGGGGCAGGCGGCCGGCGCCGCGGCAGTCCAGGTGGTGGAAGACCTCCTGCAGGTACTGGTCCAGGCCGGTGGCCAGCACCACGATCTCGTTCTCCACGCCGCGGTCCAGCCCGTAGTGGTGCGCCAGGGCGCTCAACAGCCACTGGGTGCGCCGCGCGGGTCGCCGGTACGGGTCGCCCGCCGCGCCTTCCATGCCGGCCTCCCGGCCCGCGCCGTTCGGCTCCTTCGCCGCCGAGCGTCTCTTCTCGGGTGCCTCCGCCCCGCCACTTCCAGGGGCGGCTCCGGAGTTCCTCGGAAGGAGGGGCTTAGGCTTAGCGGTCGCGGTCTGGTTGGAGCGGCGCGGGGGGCCGTGTCCCGCAGCTGCGCCGGCTTGGCGGGTCGTCCGTGTTTCCCCGGTTGGCTTGGAGGGGACTGGGGTAGGGGGCCGGGTCCTTCTCTCGGTCTCGCTTCTCCGGGTGGCCCCCGCGCTCTCCTCCCCTCATCACTCCGGGGGCGTTCCTGGCGTCTCGTCTTCCCCTCCCACTCCTGGCTCTGTGGGCTTTCGACTCCCTCACCCTCGGCCCCACCCGCCCTGGGCTCAGAGTTTGCTCGGGGACAGGCGCGAGGCGTGGGCGCAGGATAGGAAGCCGGAGCGGGACGGGACGGTGGCAGTCAGGTCCTGTGGCTGGGGGCGTGTCCCCCAAGCCCACGTGTCACTCCACCCCTTCTCCTCCGAAAGGAAAGTCTTCCGAGGATAGCCCCACGAGCTGGCTCCAACCGTCCTCTCCCCGCGCCGGTGCAGAGAAGCCCCTCTCCCCGTATGTTCAGATACTGGGGTCTTAAACTCACACGTCGCTCCACGGCAGGCGGTGCGGGGAGCCTCACGTGTAATTAGAGCCGAGGAGAGGCACCGCTTTAGCGGCATCGCGCCGGTAAGAAGTCAATCTGAGATGGACAGACCTTCGCTCTCTAAGCTGCGTGTGTGtttggtgaggggtgggggggggggggcggggaaagcaAGGTATTTTTCCGGCCCTCACCTGTGTGCCTGTGGGTAGTGAGTTGGCAGGGCGACCTGAGTTCCACCTCTGAGCTGGGGTTATGCTGGTAGGTTGTTTGGCCAACACTTTCTCTGGTGCCTTACAACACGTTTTTGGCAGGTGAAGGGAAAACCACCCTCTCGGGGAGACCTaggttgcttttcctttctttttcaccaGAGAGATGTCATGCACCTGTTACCGGCACTGGGACTGGTTGTCCAGCCATGTTGGAGCAGACTTTATTCAACTGTCCCTGGCTTTAAGATGGGCAGAATGTGGGCTTGTGTATAACTCTAGGAATTTAAATGCTAAATCCTGGAATTTGAAAAAGCGCTAAAATTCTGTCTCCTCTTCGGCAGTATCCCAGAGTCAGCAGTTTATTTGGTAAACTCCTGCCCATTCTTGAAGATTTTGCCCAAAGGAAGGACTTAGATGCTTCTCCCCAACCAttttggacatattttttttaa
This DNA window, taken from Neofelis nebulosa isolate mNeoNeb1 chromosome 4, mNeoNeb1.pri, whole genome shotgun sequence, encodes the following:
- the EFCC1 gene encoding EF-hand and coiled-coil domain-containing protein 1; this translates as MPLKRCLSSALITREESAGATRRSETERRTRPPTPVPSKPTGETRTTRQAGAAAGHGPPRRSNQTATAKPKPLLPRNSGAAPGSGGAEAPEKRRSAAKEPNGAGREAGMEGAAGDPYRRPARRTQWLLSALAHHYGLDRGVENEIVVLATGLDQYLQEVFHHLDCRGAGRLPRADFRALCAVLGLRAEGAAAGEASGDAAARDANPGDAAAGDAAAGVATDGDADAEEEARLALRAEPPELTFRQFHARLCGYFGTRAGPRLPRGALSEHIETQIRLRRPRRRRRTPNTPGPDGGPDCPDGGRDGERLARLEEENGSLRELVEDLRAALQSSDARCLALQVGLWKSQAGAQEAGRVGPEVAARELRQARGALAVAEARAGRLRQGQVEVRRRAEEAREAVLRSLGRVRELEALARQVPGLQRWVRRLEGELRRYRSEGTQLPISSRGSPEPEAKSGEPEESGTRSPDTSPEGAWQSDCSSGNRPLDEVDGQLFRSVEGQAASDEEEEAEKCQEEQRSLAKVKTLLARLSSCRSGCDEQTAKKLVTYFGHFGSADHACTLGELEAHIAMLVEQLGTQGCSEKTLGTPGEEAELQRKVEENEQLRLELQMVETERVRLSLLEEKLVDVVQLLQRLRDLNISKRALGKILLNTLDACKDPTHEGRSGPSAILDALHTALAGCELLRREPSAPASTAPALANTLLISC